In Citrus sinensis cultivar Valencia sweet orange chromosome 2, DVS_A1.0, whole genome shotgun sequence, a single genomic region encodes these proteins:
- the LOC102578070 gene encoding 9-cis-epoxycarotenoid dioxygenase 2 (The RefSeq protein has 3 substitutions compared to this genomic sequence) produces the protein MAASTTSPNSCSWGKSQILNPFSSSLVDKGFPTKSIALKKKPNKSLKVESALHSPSVLHFPKQPYPNPVITRPDSTAKPDNKSNKSQGQTQQSQWNPLQRAAAMALDMAENALVSRERQHPLPKTADPRVQIGGNFAPVPERPVRHGLPVTGSIPECINGVYLRNGANPLFEPVAGHHFFDGDGMAHAVTIGNGSASYACRFTETQRLMQERELGRPVFPKAIGELHGHNGIGRLLLFYARGLFGLVDHEQGTGVANAGLVYFNNRLLAMSEDDLPYQVRITPSGDLETVGRYNFNHQLKSTMIAHPKVDPDSKELFALSYDVVQKPYLKYFRFSADGDKSPDVEIHLPVPTMMHDFAITENFVVIPDQQVVFKLQEMITGGSPVIYDKNKKSRFGILAKNAKDSNDIIWIESPDTFCFHLWNAWEEPETDEIVVIGSCMTPADSIFNECDESLKSVLSEIRLNLKTGESTRRQILSESDQVNLEAGMVNRNSLGRKTQFAYLAIAEPWPKVSGFAKVDLSSGEVKKYFYGDNKYGGEPFFFPRDANNSENEDDGYILAFVHDEKTWKSELQIVNAMNLQLEASIKLPSRVPYGFHGTFVDSKDLVNQA, from the coding sequence ATGGCTGCTTCTACTACATCACCCAACTCTTGTAGTTGGGGTAAATCTCAAATTCTTAACCCATTCTCTTCATCTTTGGTTGACAAGGGCTTCCCAACGAAGTCCATAGCCTTGAAGAAGAAGCCCAACAAATCCTTGAAAGTAGAATCTGCCTTACACTCTCCTTCAGTCCTTCATTTCCCTAAACAGCCTTACCCGAATCCTGTAATTACCAGACCGGACTCTACAGCAAAACCTGACAACAAGAGCAACAAAAGCCAAGGACAAACACAGCAATCACAATGGAATCCCCTCCAAAGAGCCGCTGCCATGGCCTTGGACATGGCGGAGAACGCGTTGGTCTCACGAGAGCGCCAACACCCACTTCCCAAAACAGCCGACCCACGTGTCCAAATTGGCGGTAACTTCGCTCCGGTGCCGGAACGGCCCGTCCGGCATGGTCTGCCGGTCACTGGCTCCATCCCCGAATGTATCAACGGCGTTTACCTCCGCAACGGTGCCAACCCATTATTCGAGCCGGTTGCCGGTCACCATTTCTTTGACGGTGACGGCATGGTCCATGCAGTCACCATCGGTAACGGAAGCGCAAGTTACGCTTGTCGTTTCACAGAGACACAGAGATTAATGCAGGAGAGAGAATTAGGGCGTCCTGTTTTTCCAAAAGCAATAGGCGAATTACACGGACACAATGGTATTGGGCGTCTCTTGCTTTTCTACGCAAGAGGATTGTTCGGACTCGTTGATCATAAACAAGGCACTGGTGTGGCAAACGCTGGCTTAGTTTACTTCAATAACAGGCTTTTAGCAATGTCCGAAGATGATCTTCCATACCAAGTACGCATCACTCCTTCTGGGGATCTTGAAACCGTTGGGCGTTACAATTTTAACCACCAACTTAAGTCAACAATGATAGCTCATCCGAAAGTTGATCCCGTATCAAAGGAGCTTTTTGCTTTGAGTTATGATGTTGTTCAAAAGCcttatttaaaatactttaGATTTTCTGCTGATGGAGACAAATCACCCGACGTAGAGATTCATCTGCCAGTGCCCACCATGATGCACGATTTCGCTATCACTGAGAATTTTGTGGTGATCCCGGACCAACAAGTCGTTTTCAAGCTCCAAGAAATGATAACGGGTGGCTCTCCGGTGATTTATGACAAGAACAAGAAGTCCCGGTTCGGGATTCTTGCAAAGAATGCTAAAGATTCTAACGACATCATCTGGATTGAATCACCGGACACGTTCTGCTTTCACTTGTGGAACGCTTGGGAGGAGCCGGAAACTGATGAAATTGTTGTCATTGGATCATGCATGACACCTGCTGACTCAATTTTCAACGAGTGTGACGAGAGTCTGAAGAGTGTTTTATCCGAAATTCGGCTCAATTTAAAGACTGGTGAGTCCACGCGCCGCCAGATTCTCTCGGAGTCTGATCAAGTGAACTTGGAGGCTGGGATGGTGAATCGCAACAGCCTTGGTAGAAAAACTCAGTTCGCTTATCTAGCCATTGCGGAGCCATGGCCTAAAGTCTCAGGTTTTGCTAAAGTGGATCTCTCTTCAGGAGAGgttaaaaagtatttttacGGCGATAATAAATATGGCGGCGAgccatttttctttccaagaGATGCTAATAATTCTGAAAATGAAGACGATGGTTATATTCTTGCATTTGTTCATGACGAGAAGACTTGGAAATCAGAGCTGCAAATTGTGAATGCCATGAATTTACAGCTTGAAGCTTCGATTAAGTTACCTTCGAGAGTACCATACGGTTTTCATGGAACTTTTGTTGACTCCAAGGACTTGGTGAATCAAGCATAA
- the LOC102611034 gene encoding uncharacterized protein LOC102611034 isoform X1, protein MVSLAFPLSLLFLLTLFWVLFTTSMANLPSAADGENLEKGTSAFSCIYCRKSFANHRSLRGHLRSHNVQLKAAWRRNCPSNSCASIGSASTIVDPLSSNQPGNSCEVVGNNLAFHKRSSPNLTFSMNATFAGSGSTPSAGFPLDVSLSLGLNGVQKLRNDEIQTCQDGKSFFYRGVLQNSQPNLSLAEGCVSKMVGFLNFGQGERIYPIDSLANIDVMKRSKRAKIVPRWPVEIQKPQIKESSLVKTMEKPGPALLNRRSQQI, encoded by the exons ATGGTTTCCCTTGCATTTCCTCTTTCCCTTCTCTTCTTGTTGACCCTATTTTGGGTCTTGTTTACAACTTCAATGGCGAACCTCCCTTCAGCTGCTGACGGAGAAAACCTAGAAAAGGGCACCAGTGCTTTTTCTTGCATCTATTGCAGAAAATCATTTGCTAACCATCGCTCTCTTAGAGGTCATCTTAGGTCTCATAATGTCCAGTTGAAGGCAGCTTGGAGGAGGAATTGCCCTAGTAATTCTTGTGCTTCCATTGGCTCTGCTAGCACCATCGTTGATCCCCTGTCCAGCAACCAACCTGGCAATTCTTGTGAAGTTGTTGGGAACAATCTAGCTTTCCATAAGAGGTCCAGCCCAAATTTAACTTTCTCGATGAATGCAA CTTTTGCTGGATCTGGTAGCACTCCGTCCGCTGGTTTCCCTTTGGATGTTTCATTGTCTTTAGGCTTGAATGGAGTCCAGAAATTGCGTAATGATGAGATCCAAACTTGCCAAGATGGTAAGTCGTTCTTCTATAGAGGTGTCTTGCAGAACTCTCAACCCAACCTTA GCCTGGCTGAAGGTTGTGTGTCCAAGATGGTAGGTTTCTTGAATTTTGGACAGGGCGAGAGGATTTACCCAATTGATTCCCTTGCAAACATTGATGTGATGAAAAGATCAAAAAGGGCAAAGATTGTCCCCAGATGGCCTGTGGAAATACAGAAGCCTCAAATCAAGGAATCATCTCTTGTTAAGACTATGGAGAAGCCAGGTCCTGCCTTGCTGAACAGGAGGTCCCAGCAGATTTAG
- the LOC102611034 gene encoding uncharacterized protein LOC102611034 isoform X2, whose translation MVSLAFPLSLLFLLTLFWVLFTTSMANLPSAADGENLEKGTSAFSCIYCRKSFANHRSLRGHLRSHNVQLKAAWRRNCPSNSCASIGSASTIVDPLSSNQPGNSCEVVGNNLAFHKRSSPNLTFSMNATFAGSGSTPSAGFPLDVSLSLGLNGVQKLRNDEIQTCQDGLAEGCVSKMVGFLNFGQGERIYPIDSLANIDVMKRSKRAKIVPRWPVEIQKPQIKESSLVKTMEKPGPALLNRRSQQI comes from the exons ATGGTTTCCCTTGCATTTCCTCTTTCCCTTCTCTTCTTGTTGACCCTATTTTGGGTCTTGTTTACAACTTCAATGGCGAACCTCCCTTCAGCTGCTGACGGAGAAAACCTAGAAAAGGGCACCAGTGCTTTTTCTTGCATCTATTGCAGAAAATCATTTGCTAACCATCGCTCTCTTAGAGGTCATCTTAGGTCTCATAATGTCCAGTTGAAGGCAGCTTGGAGGAGGAATTGCCCTAGTAATTCTTGTGCTTCCATTGGCTCTGCTAGCACCATCGTTGATCCCCTGTCCAGCAACCAACCTGGCAATTCTTGTGAAGTTGTTGGGAACAATCTAGCTTTCCATAAGAGGTCCAGCCCAAATTTAACTTTCTCGATGAATGCAA CTTTTGCTGGATCTGGTAGCACTCCGTCCGCTGGTTTCCCTTTGGATGTTTCATTGTCTTTAGGCTTGAATGGAGTCCAGAAATTGCGTAATGATGAGATCCAAACTTGCCAAGATG GCCTGGCTGAAGGTTGTGTGTCCAAGATGGTAGGTTTCTTGAATTTTGGACAGGGCGAGAGGATTTACCCAATTGATTCCCTTGCAAACATTGATGTGATGAAAAGATCAAAAAGGGCAAAGATTGTCCCCAGATGGCCTGTGGAAATACAGAAGCCTCAAATCAAGGAATCATCTCTTGTTAAGACTATGGAGAAGCCAGGTCCTGCCTTGCTGAACAGGAGGTCCCAGCAGATTTAG